Proteins encoded within one genomic window of Williamwhitmania taraxaci:
- a CDS encoding NAD-dependent epimerase/dehydratase family protein yields MKNILVVGAGGQIGSELVPYLRNIYGDSHVVAADLNCAPCMKLGENGPLENLDALDGKQYAEIVKKYKIDAIFNLVALLSATGEKNPQLAWKINMGALMNSLEIARENGAALFTPSSIGAFGNNTPHDGTPQDTIMHPSTIYGVCKVTGELLGDYYHQRFGVDARSVRFPGIISNETLPGGGTTDYAVEVYYAAVKGEQFTCPLPEGTYLDMMYMPDALKACVQLMEADPSKLKHRNSFNISAMSFEPSQILAAIQKRMPEFKMVYNVDPIKKAIAESWPNYMDDTCARNEWGWNPTWNLETMTDDMLKVIADKHAKGLLK; encoded by the coding sequence ATGAAGAACATACTCGTTGTTGGTGCTGGTGGACAAATTGGTTCGGAACTCGTTCCTTACCTTCGGAATATTTATGGCGATAGCCATGTGGTTGCTGCTGACCTTAACTGTGCACCTTGCATGAAGTTAGGCGAAAACGGCCCGCTTGAAAACCTTGACGCCCTCGACGGTAAACAGTATGCCGAAATCGTTAAGAAATATAAGATTGATGCCATCTTCAACCTTGTGGCCCTTCTGTCGGCAACTGGTGAAAAGAACCCACAACTTGCCTGGAAAATCAACATGGGAGCACTTATGAACTCCCTAGAAATTGCCCGCGAAAATGGTGCCGCTCTATTTACCCCAAGCTCAATTGGTGCTTTTGGAAATAACACACCCCACGACGGAACGCCGCAGGACACCATTATGCACCCATCCACCATCTATGGTGTGTGCAAGGTTACCGGCGAATTATTAGGCGACTACTACCACCAGCGCTTTGGCGTTGATGCCCGTAGCGTGCGCTTTCCTGGCATTATCTCGAACGAAACCTTACCTGGCGGAGGAACTACCGACTACGCTGTAGAAGTTTACTACGCAGCCGTTAAGGGGGAGCAATTTACCTGCCCACTTCCAGAGGGAACCTATCTCGATATGATGTACATGCCCGATGCACTAAAGGCCTGCGTTCAGCTTATGGAAGCAGATCCTTCAAAATTAAAGCATCGTAACTCCTTCAACATCTCAGCCATGAGTTTTGAACCTTCCCAAATTTTGGCTGCCATACAAAAACGTATGCCCGAGTTCAAGATGGTTTACAATGTTGACCCAATTAAAAAAGCCATTGCCGAAAGCTGGCCAAACTACATGGACGATACCTGTGCTCGTAACGAGTGGGGTTGGAATCCAACTTGGAACCTCGAGACAATGACCGACGATATGCTTAAGGTAATTGCCGACAAGCACGCCAAAGGGCTACTGAAGTAG
- a CDS encoding HU domain-containing protein: MALDLGKYIADLLREHNRVSLPGLGAFVGNYKPAMLNEETLVLSPPYTEINFSKDETWNDELLENFVARIEELSIEEAKRLVAESVAEIVIALQKNGNFAFPGLGQLVKDGWSINFEIEEGINLLPDAFGLENISMLIPPMQFEKKPIEPEKPIVASTKPQPTKPIETKAPLTKKPAPASKPKSKTPWVLLSLFVVIATLAGYLYFDGFFLTKIPVIQNGVASIGNVLPSDTSITESYADTVDIDTTEQKIVAQEIDSQTERRKALYYEEPKAPASGVKTFYIIAGSFNKMENAEKLKEMMTKDGYKPEILTEEGPVFRVSMYSFTNRNRALQELSRLRNQNKDRNVWLLGL, translated from the coding sequence ATGGCACTTGACCTAGGAAAGTATATTGCTGATCTTCTTCGCGAACATAACCGCGTGTCGCTACCCGGTTTAGGGGCATTTGTAGGCAATTATAAACCGGCAATGCTAAACGAAGAAACCTTAGTTTTATCGCCTCCCTATACGGAAATAAACTTCAGCAAAGATGAAACTTGGAACGACGAACTCCTCGAAAACTTCGTTGCACGGATAGAAGAGCTATCAATAGAGGAGGCCAAGAGATTGGTGGCCGAATCGGTGGCTGAAATCGTAATCGCACTACAAAAAAATGGCAACTTTGCGTTTCCTGGTTTGGGTCAACTCGTAAAGGATGGTTGGAGCATTAATTTTGAAATTGAAGAGGGAATAAATCTCCTTCCCGATGCTTTCGGTCTCGAAAACATAAGCATGCTTATACCGCCCATGCAGTTCGAGAAAAAGCCAATTGAACCCGAGAAGCCAATAGTTGCAAGCACAAAGCCACAACCAACTAAACCAATCGAGACCAAGGCCCCACTCACCAAAAAGCCTGCCCCCGCCTCAAAGCCAAAATCAAAGACCCCTTGGGTTCTCCTTAGTCTATTCGTAGTTATTGCCACTTTAGCTGGATATCTATATTTCGACGGGTTCTTTTTGACAAAAATACCGGTTATTCAAAATGGTGTAGCATCCATTGGCAATGTACTGCCTTCCGATACCTCCATTACCGAAAGTTACGCCGATACGGTGGATATTGATACTACCGAACAAAAGATTGTAGCCCAAGAAATCGATAGCCAAACGGAAAGAAGAAAGGCCCTATACTACGAAGAACCAAAGGCACCAGCTAGTGGAGTTAAAACTTTCTACATTATTGCAGGAAGTTTCAACAAAATGGAAAACGCCGAAAAGTTAAAAGAGATGATGACTAAGGATGGTTACAAACCTGAAATCCTCACGGAAGAGGGACCAGTTTTCCGGGTCTCGATGTATAGCTTCACCAACAGAAACAGAGCATTACAAGAGCTATCCCGACTACGCAACCAGAACAAAGATAGAAATGTGTGGCTTCTTGGTTTGTAA
- a CDS encoding DUF4421 family protein codes for MKSLYTLIIPLLIGVFLLSAFSVSAVVLLPLDKPKRDSLHSNIITMFDKVNIFFYLGTKSAPFTIKDSSGNKFQFRPTPQTRMGIGIATKSFGIRLGFVLPTNTENERKYGKTNSLDFQTNIFAKKFGIDVYFLSYRGFYLDNPRSLIPNWRNTSPFPQTRGLTRSTYGGNFFYIFNNNDYSQKAAFQQIEWQKISAGSFLLGAYFNATKIAAEESFINLTDYGVNTSLSLESVYSYTGGVSIGYSHNFIIYKRFILSLTAMIGGGYLNTDYKYLPNTKPNETINGLGGKFSSRMALGYSRELNYFGLFYITDTYEINLSKSENVKFLITNFYVYYGRRFDLNRIMSRPRKSLTN; via the coding sequence TTGAAAAGTCTTTATACGCTAATAATCCCCCTTTTAATTGGGGTATTCTTGCTCTCGGCATTTAGCGTATCGGCAGTAGTGCTTCTTCCTTTGGACAAACCTAAAAGAGACTCACTCCATTCCAACATTATTACGATGTTCGATAAAGTAAACATCTTCTTTTATTTAGGCACAAAATCGGCTCCATTTACTATTAAGGATAGTTCAGGAAACAAATTCCAGTTTAGGCCAACCCCTCAAACCCGAATGGGTATAGGTATTGCAACCAAATCGTTTGGTATTAGACTCGGGTTTGTATTACCCACAAATACCGAAAATGAAAGGAAATATGGGAAAACAAATTCCCTCGATTTCCAAACAAACATATTTGCAAAAAAATTCGGGATTGACGTTTACTTCTTGAGTTACCGGGGTTTTTACCTTGATAATCCTAGGTCGCTTATCCCAAATTGGCGAAATACCAGTCCGTTTCCTCAAACCCGTGGTCTTACCCGATCGACCTACGGCGGGAACTTCTTCTATATATTCAACAATAACGATTATTCCCAAAAGGCTGCTTTTCAACAAATCGAATGGCAAAAAATCAGCGCAGGTAGTTTTCTGCTTGGCGCATACTTTAACGCTACAAAGATAGCGGCAGAGGAATCATTCATAAACTTAACCGATTATGGGGTTAATACCTCGCTTAGTCTGGAGAGTGTATACTCTTACACAGGTGGCGTAAGCATTGGTTACTCCCATAACTTCATTATTTACAAACGATTTATACTTAGCCTAACAGCCATGATTGGTGGTGGTTACCTTAATACTGATTACAAATATTTGCCAAATACAAAGCCAAACGAAACCATAAATGGGCTTGGAGGTAAGTTCTCAAGCCGAATGGCTCTAGGATATTCTCGCGAACTAAACTACTTTGGTCTCTTCTACATTACCGATACATACGAAATAAACTTATCCAAAAGCGAAAATGTCAAGTTCTTAATAACCAACTTCTATGTTTACTATGGACGAAGGTTCGATCTAAATCGGATTATGTCAAGACCCAGAAAATCGCTCACCAATTGA
- a CDS encoding DMT family transporter codes for MAWFYLALAGLFEVAFTTCLKLSHNFSNLKWSIGFFISITLSFLLLNKAVQTIPMGTGYAVWTGIGAVGTTIIGIMLFKEPSDFWRILFIILLIGSLIGLKLVSK; via the coding sequence ATGGCTTGGTTTTATTTGGCCTTGGCAGGGCTTTTCGAAGTTGCCTTTACCACCTGCCTCAAATTGTCCCATAACTTTTCCAACCTGAAGTGGTCCATTGGCTTTTTTATTAGCATTACACTCAGTTTCCTCCTGCTCAACAAGGCAGTGCAAACCATCCCAATGGGAACCGGCTATGCGGTTTGGACCGGAATTGGCGCTGTTGGCACTACTATTATTGGTATTATGCTCTTTAAGGAACCTTCCGATTTTTGGCGAATTCTCTTCATAATACTTCTCATTGGGTCACTTATAGGATTAAAACTCGTTTCAAAATAA
- a CDS encoding tetratricopeptide repeat protein: protein MKKSFLYIGVALLVLLVAFFIAKPRVAENAYQKAKVFADSANYETAMSKVDFALMLSTKPEYLDLKGFILQNTGVDSTAITYFDKAIALDSTVANPFLHKGISQKNMEQWEPAILSLDKAISLNDSLAKAYYTRGVAKAGLLKFDEAIEDYVKSAQLDGTNKDAFYKMGASVEALNDFNKAISAYSKLIESGAANADAFKKRGIFRVKLKDFKGGEADLAKATEMKSNDVEAWYYLGLAQINSQKVPDALKALNRALALDGKYTPALYTRGMIALQRGEFKNSIADLTKATTLKPDYTKAVLSLGTAKALSKDYKGSIAAFTKGIALDPTNADAYFNRGISYGILNQHRAAIADYNQAIKLNTKYAEAFYNRAVSKFNLKEENSGCDDFKKALELGYEPARNMIRIYCPEKK, encoded by the coding sequence ATGAAAAAATCTTTCCTCTACATTGGTGTTGCGCTGCTAGTGCTATTAGTGGCGTTTTTTATTGCCAAGCCTCGTGTCGCCGAAAACGCCTATCAAAAGGCGAAGGTTTTTGCCGACTCTGCTAATTATGAGACGGCTATGAGCAAGGTAGATTTCGCTTTAATGCTTTCTACTAAGCCGGAGTATCTCGACCTGAAGGGTTTTATTTTACAGAATACGGGTGTGGATAGCACTGCCATTACTTACTTCGATAAGGCTATTGCCCTCGACAGCACGGTGGCCAATCCGTTTCTACATAAGGGAATCTCCCAGAAAAACATGGAGCAGTGGGAGCCGGCTATCCTTTCGCTGGATAAGGCTATTTCGCTCAACGACTCCCTAGCCAAAGCCTACTATACCCGTGGCGTTGCTAAGGCCGGATTACTAAAGTTCGACGAGGCCATTGAGGACTATGTGAAGAGCGCCCAACTCGACGGAACCAATAAGGACGCCTTCTACAAAATGGGTGCTTCGGTGGAGGCTCTTAACGATTTCAACAAGGCTATCTCGGCCTACAGCAAGCTCATTGAGAGCGGTGCTGCCAACGCTGATGCCTTTAAAAAGCGCGGTATCTTCCGTGTAAAGTTAAAAGATTTTAAGGGTGGTGAGGCCGATCTGGCCAAGGCTACCGAAATGAAATCGAATGATGTGGAGGCTTGGTACTACCTTGGCCTTGCCCAAATAAACAGCCAAAAGGTACCTGATGCATTAAAGGCACTCAACCGTGCACTTGCTCTGGATGGTAAGTACACACCTGCCCTTTATACCCGTGGCATGATAGCCCTCCAAAGGGGTGAGTTTAAAAACTCCATTGCCGATCTTACTAAGGCCACAACCCTTAAGCCCGATTACACCAAAGCTGTTCTTAGCTTAGGTACCGCCAAGGCGCTGAGCAAGGACTACAAGGGCAGCATCGCAGCCTTTACCAAGGGGATTGCGCTCGATCCTACCAACGCCGACGCCTACTTCAACCGTGGTATCTCATACGGGATACTCAACCAACACAGGGCTGCCATTGCCGACTACAACCAAGCCATTAAGTTGAATACAAAATATGCCGAGGCATTCTACAATCGTGCGGTCTCAAAGTTTAATCTTAAGGAGGAGAACTCTGGATGTGATGACTTTAAAAAGGCGCTGGAGTTAGGATATGAGCCTGCACGAAATATGATTCGGATTTACTGTCCCGAAAAAAAATAG
- a CDS encoding PorP/SprF family type IX secretion system membrane protein translates to MKGLKKIRVGLVVLGILSTGRVFGQQEPIYSQYMMNSFLLNPAVAGAEGFTAFNLTARQQWAGYSEGPRTFAISGQTRILKTSYMNRSRRIKNRVRKRRPSGRVGFGWYMFNDVNGRVSRTGVQGTYAYHLDMRQYQLSFGASLSFYQFKADVAPSGLPYPDQQDPLVMAGKANADFSPDANFGVMLSSASAWYAGFSVSNLVQSSIQFGVGNKESAYRMLRHYYLIGGYRYDFRNDFEIEPSMKFTTTERLSYTTDINVKGYYKRDYWAGLSYRTSGSAIVMVGAKYKSYYIGYAFDYGFGQLTNFNSLGTHELMVGIKIGDSARRYRWLNRF, encoded by the coding sequence ATGAAGGGTTTAAAAAAGATAAGAGTTGGTTTAGTAGTGCTGGGGATTCTTTCCACGGGCCGAGTTTTTGGTCAGCAGGAGCCTATCTACAGTCAGTATATGATGAACTCATTCTTACTAAATCCTGCCGTAGCTGGAGCCGAAGGATTTACGGCCTTCAATTTAACAGCTCGCCAGCAGTGGGCAGGCTACTCCGAAGGGCCAAGAACTTTTGCCATAAGCGGTCAAACTCGTATCCTAAAGACGAGCTATATGAACCGTTCGCGACGAATCAAGAATAGAGTTCGTAAGCGTCGTCCTAGCGGAAGAGTGGGTTTTGGCTGGTATATGTTCAACGACGTCAATGGGCGCGTTAGCCGAACAGGAGTTCAAGGTACCTATGCTTATCACCTCGATATGCGCCAGTATCAGCTGTCATTTGGTGCTTCGCTAAGTTTTTATCAGTTTAAAGCCGATGTTGCTCCCAGTGGGTTACCTTATCCCGACCAGCAAGATCCATTGGTAATGGCAGGGAAAGCGAATGCTGACTTTTCGCCCGATGCCAACTTTGGGGTAATGCTTTCGAGTGCAAGTGCATGGTATGCTGGGTTTTCTGTATCAAACCTCGTGCAGAGTAGTATCCAGTTTGGGGTTGGAAATAAGGAGAGTGCTTACCGTATGCTCCGCCACTATTACCTTATTGGTGGGTATCGTTACGATTTTCGAAACGATTTTGAGATAGAACCATCGATGAAATTCACTACTACTGAACGGTTGAGCTACACTACCGATATAAACGTAAAGGGTTACTACAAGCGTGATTACTGGGCTGGTCTGTCGTATCGGACATCGGGTTCGGCTATTGTGATGGTTGGTGCTAAGTATAAATCCTACTACATTGGTTACGCCTTCGATTATGGTTTTGGCCAGCTTACGAACTTCAACAGTTTAGGCACTCACGAACTCATGGTAGGAATTAAGATTGGAGATAGCGCTCGTCGTTATCGTTGGTTGAATAGGTTTTAA
- a CDS encoding STIV orfB116 family protein, with the protein MQPISTTPASLPIGIFNGTVVTTDGLYRVQQISVEAARALVSNQAITSAVGHQAAAHLISEILGVFVAENRIQFIQQPGQLAIAIKLNIRPPEGAVLSKEEMLSIGYTLRLIERLE; encoded by the coding sequence ATGCAGCCAATATCTACAACACCAGCAAGTTTGCCAATCGGAATCTTTAATGGAACGGTAGTTACCACTGATGGCCTTTACCGCGTTCAACAAATATCAGTAGAAGCGGCTCGCGCTCTCGTTTCCAACCAAGCTATTACCTCCGCCGTTGGTCATCAAGCGGCAGCACATTTAATCTCCGAAATTCTCGGTGTTTTTGTAGCTGAAAATAGAATTCAGTTTATTCAACAACCCGGCCAACTTGCTATTGCTATTAAGCTGAACATACGCCCTCCCGAAGGTGCAGTGCTTTCAAAAGAAGAGATGTTATCCATTGGCTATACCCTCCGCCTTATTGAACGTTTGGAGTAA
- a CDS encoding gliding motility-associated C-terminal domain-containing protein has product MTLILSATHSAGQDLPGACVGTKVKYGVKGLNGVSTFQWTISGPGTFTVPAASIQSFANGDSVEVTWDNAFPGGAYTFEVTESTPWGCVGIPYDQSIIINSPDIFIPVGALPEFLKLCQNGSVTVDPGSNYTNFLWQDNSTNQTFVTNQSGTLQVRLVSSDFSCSYDTTEVRLYSLPYIYLGADTTLCAGQALMLDASNPTFTSYLWSSGDIAPNFPVGSGPTQDIWVKVTDENGCVNSDTIRINQCDPGKMRIPYVFTPNGDGVNDKWEIPEYLYFTEVNIRIFNRWGKEVFAHSGTYDAAAAWNGRDRNGNDLPMDSYHYIITVTLEGKTSSYRGSVTIIR; this is encoded by the coding sequence GTGACTCTGATACTAAGTGCAACGCACAGCGCTGGGCAAGACCTGCCCGGCGCCTGCGTAGGCACTAAAGTAAAATACGGAGTCAAAGGGTTGAATGGAGTCTCCACTTTTCAGTGGACCATTTCGGGACCCGGTACATTCACTGTACCCGCTGCCAGCATACAGAGTTTTGCAAATGGTGATTCCGTAGAGGTTACATGGGACAACGCTTTCCCCGGTGGGGCTTACACCTTTGAGGTTACCGAATCTACCCCCTGGGGTTGCGTGGGTATTCCTTACGATCAAAGCATTATCATCAATTCGCCCGATATTTTTATACCCGTGGGTGCTTTACCCGAATTCTTAAAGCTTTGCCAAAATGGTTCCGTTACAGTCGATCCCGGATCGAACTACACCAACTTCCTGTGGCAGGATAATTCAACAAACCAAACATTTGTAACCAACCAGAGCGGCACGCTTCAAGTAAGGTTAGTAAGCAGCGATTTTAGCTGTTCATACGATACAACTGAGGTAAGGCTATACTCGTTACCTTATATTTATTTAGGCGCGGACACCACGCTATGTGCCGGTCAGGCTCTTATGCTGGATGCCTCCAATCCTACTTTTACTTCCTACCTCTGGAGTTCCGGAGATATTGCACCGAACTTTCCTGTGGGCAGTGGCCCAACACAAGATATTTGGGTTAAGGTAACCGACGAGAACGGCTGCGTAAACTCCGACACCATAAGAATTAACCAGTGTGATCCTGGCAAAATGAGGATTCCCTACGTTTTCACCCCCAACGGTGATGGTGTGAACGATAAGTGGGAAATTCCGGAATACCTATATTTCACGGAGGTTAACATCCGCATATTTAATCGCTGGGGTAAAGAGGTGTTCGCACATAGCGGAACCTACGATGCAGCCGCCGCTTGGAATGGAAGAGACAGAAATGGTAATGACCTCCCTATGGACTCATACCACTATATTATAACGGTTACGCTCGAGGGTAAAACTTCCAGCTACAGAGGTAGTGTAACCATTATCCGATAA